From the Deinococcus yavapaiensis KR-236 genome, one window contains:
- a CDS encoding Sec-independent protein translocase subunit TatA/TatB has protein sequence MNFGPMEIIVIVVVALVIFGPKKLPELGKSLGQGIREFRRGTRELKQDLDLTASSDPDKA, from the coding sequence ATGAACTTCGGACCTATGGAAATCATCGTCATCGTGGTCGTCGCCCTCGTCATCTTCGGCCCGAAGAAGCTACCCGAACTTGGCAAGAGCCTCGGGCAGGGGATTCGCGAGTTTCGTCGCGGTACGCGCGAACTCAAGCAGGACCTCGACCTGACCGCTTCGAGCGATCCCGACAAGGCTTGA
- a CDS encoding Gfo/Idh/MocA family protein, which produces MRSAPQRPTTATSARGAARDASKPLRLVQVGGGDERREWLRQSHHDVHWVGRVAPEESDAALEGVADLPPRFDSLEDALANVKADGVLVTSEPSRRATDVREALDAGLHVLVEKPFARTIDEAHELVHVARARTLILAVNQYYRFAPAPRLASRLVRDASLGAVGAVHVTFRSDRGRSLAPGQEATLAPHPLLFDMAAHHFDLMCLVLGRSPLEVACRVWNPSWSPYLEAANASASVLFEGGTVVTYEGTLVTSAPPTALGGEWRLECEFGEVYFTSRGDRSRGSADRLIVRSIGGRARIVPLPRLTHADRAGVLAGFTNAVRGGAEAETSATNNFASLALCLGAAHSAATGTSVVLSDFVGRTNPRNSEAR; this is translated from the coding sequence ATGAGAAGCGCGCCACAACGACCGACGACGGCCACGAGCGCTCGGGGCGCCGCTCGCGACGCGTCCAAGCCGCTACGCCTCGTGCAAGTCGGCGGCGGCGACGAACGCCGCGAGTGGCTGCGCCAATCGCACCATGACGTGCACTGGGTGGGCCGCGTCGCCCCCGAGGAAAGTGACGCGGCCCTCGAGGGCGTCGCCGACTTGCCGCCCCGCTTCGATTCTCTCGAAGACGCCCTCGCGAACGTGAAGGCGGACGGCGTCCTCGTGACGTCGGAGCCAAGTCGACGCGCGACGGACGTGCGAGAAGCGCTCGATGCCGGCTTGCACGTCCTCGTGGAAAAACCCTTCGCGAGAACGATCGACGAGGCGCACGAGCTCGTTCACGTCGCTCGCGCCCGCACGTTGATCTTGGCCGTCAATCAGTACTACCGCTTCGCGCCCGCGCCGAGGTTGGCGTCGCGGCTCGTGCGTGACGCTAGCCTCGGCGCGGTCGGGGCGGTGCACGTCACGTTTCGCAGCGACCGTGGCCGCTCACTCGCCCCGGGGCAGGAAGCGACGCTCGCACCGCATCCGTTGCTGTTCGACATGGCCGCGCACCACTTCGACCTCATGTGCCTCGTCTTGGGCCGCAGCCCGCTCGAAGTGGCTTGCCGTGTCTGGAATCCGTCTTGGAGCCCCTACCTGGAAGCTGCCAACGCGTCGGCGTCCGTGCTGTTCGAAGGGGGCACGGTCGTGACGTACGAGGGCACGCTCGTGACGTCCGCGCCCCCCACGGCGCTCGGCGGCGAGTGGCGCTTGGAATGCGAGTTCGGCGAGGTGTACTTCACGAGCCGCGGAGATCGCTCTCGAGGCAGCGCGGACCGCCTCATCGTGCGCTCTATCGGCGGCCGAGCGCGCATCGTGCCGTTGCCGCGCCTCACCCACGCGGACCGAGCGGGCGTGCTCGCAGGATTCACGAATGCCGTGCGCGGCGGCGCAGAAGCGGAAACGTCGGCGACGAACAACTTCGCCAGCCTCGCGTTGTGTCTGGGCGCCGCCCATTCGGCCGCGACGGGTACGAGCGTGGTGCTGTCGGATTTCGTGGGACGTACGAACCCGCGAAACAGCGAAGCCCGTTAA
- a CDS encoding intradiol ring-cleavage dioxygenase yields the protein MTDRPIILPYPDDEHDQLDDFNDLGLKADLNMLSRAVVDRRRVLSLGMAGIATLVAGSMGLSRAAALAQNAASCVPATPSETAGPYPADGSRASGQSTNVLTRSGIVRSDLHTSLGTKNKAAGVPLTLKMTLVDVNKSCAPLAGYAVYAWHCTADGQYSMYTSDVIGEDYLRGVQATGKDGTLTFTTIFPGCYAGRWPHVHFEVFPTVASATAARSQVLTSQIALPETTCRAVYATPAYGESSRNLTGTSLERDMVFRDGYASQMAKVTGDASKGYIATITVGLAR from the coding sequence ATGACCGACCGTCCCATCATCCTGCCGTACCCTGACGACGAGCACGATCAACTCGACGACTTCAACGACCTCGGCTTGAAGGCCGATCTGAACATGCTTTCGCGCGCCGTCGTCGATCGTCGCCGCGTTCTCTCGCTGGGCATGGCGGGCATTGCCACGCTCGTCGCGGGCAGCATGGGCCTGTCGCGCGCCGCCGCCCTCGCGCAGAACGCCGCGAGTTGCGTACCCGCCACACCTTCCGAGACCGCCGGACCGTATCCCGCCGATGGAAGTCGCGCGTCCGGCCAAAGCACCAACGTCCTCACGCGCAGCGGCATCGTTCGCAGCGACTTGCACACGAGCCTCGGTACGAAGAACAAAGCGGCCGGCGTACCCCTCACCCTCAAGATGACCCTCGTGGACGTCAACAAGAGTTGCGCGCCCCTCGCCGGGTACGCGGTCTACGCGTGGCACTGCACGGCGGACGGGCAGTACAGCATGTATACCTCCGACGTCATCGGCGAGGACTATCTGCGCGGCGTGCAAGCGACCGGCAAGGACGGCACGCTGACGTTCACGACGATCTTCCCGGGCTGCTACGCGGGTCGCTGGCCGCACGTTCACTTCGAGGTGTTCCCGACCGTCGCGTCCGCCACGGCGGCGCGCAGCCAAGTGCTGACCTCGCAGATCGCGTTGCCCGAAACGACGTGCCGCGCCGTGTACGCGACGCCCGCGTACGGCGAGAGCTCGCGAAACCTCACGGGGACGTCGCTGGAGCGCGACATGGTATTCCGTGACGGGTACGCGTCGCAGATGGCGAAAGTCACAGGCGACGCCAGCAAAGGCTACATCGCCACCATCACCGTCGGATTGGCGCGCTGA